One Candidatus Latescibacterota bacterium genomic region harbors:
- a CDS encoding MotA/TolQ/ExbB proton channel family protein has protein sequence MVERRLTVKASLMAFVLCLIIALPMVLQSQELGEEGAVTEPVFIAQSASDSLGTARNDSLVVAQEVADMAERQRLGVVLYNLKHSGIGEKYVQGGNFMHALLIASIIGVVFIIERLFTLARARVNIRRLMNDVLVTMRSEGVDGAMKVCERTRGPIAAVLHSGLLRSGRGPDAVKEAIETAGGIETSFLERGLVAIATVAQVAPLLGFLGTVSGMISAFAAIAGAEQVSAKVVASGIEEALITTATGLIVAIPASISHSFFVSQIDRFVLEMEEASAELVNELIESGVTD, from the coding sequence ATGGTACTCCAGTCACAGGAGTTGGGTGAGGAAGGGGCAGTAACCGAACCCGTATTCATAGCACAGTCAGCAAGTGATTCGCTGGGGACTGCGAGGAATGATTCCCTTGTAGTCGCACAGGAAGTCGCTGATATGGCCGAGCGGCAGAGACTCGGAGTCGTCTTATACAATCTCAAGCACAGCGGGATCGGCGAGAAGTATGTACAGGGTGGCAATTTCATGCATGCCCTTCTAATCGCTTCCATAATCGGTGTTGTGTTTATTATCGAACGACTCTTCACACTGGCTCGTGCCAGGGTCAACATCAGGAGACTGATGAACGATGTCCTCGTCACGATGCGTTCTGAAGGTGTGGACGGCGCCATGAAGGTCTGTGAAAGGACCAGAGGCCCGATCGCTGCAGTTCTGCACTCGGGTCTTCTAAGATCCGGCCGTGGTCCCGATGCTGTTAAAGAGGCGATCGAGACTGCTGGTGGTATCGAGACTTCATTCCTGGAGCGTGGGCTGGTAGCTATCGCGACGGTGGCACAGGTTGCACCGCTTCTAGGGTTCCTCGGAACGGTATCCGGTATGATCAGTGCGTTTGCAGCTATTGCAGGGGCGGAGCAGGTAAGTGCCAAGGTTGTTGCTTCTGGTATCGAGGAAGCGCTAATTACGACGGCTACAGGCCTTATCGTCGCCATTCCGGCGAGTATCAGTCATTCTTTCTTTGTCTCGCAGATCGATCGTTTCGTTCTCGAGATGGAAGAGGCTTCTGCCGAACTGGTAAATGAGCTTATTGAGTCGGGCGTCACCGACTAA